The window CTCGCCGACTGGATGGAAATCGGCTTCAACACCTTCTATGCCTTTCGTGAAGGCGAGACGGGCTGGACCTACGCCCAAGTGCTGCGCGCGCTCCGCCAACTGCTCGGCATGGACACGATTTCCGTGTACCCGTACCAGCTCGGCGCGGACAACGAGGAAGCAATCGCCTCCGGCGCGTTCTGGTTCTACCGCAAGCTCGGTTTCCGTCCCGGGCGGCCGGAACTTGCCGCGCTGGTGGAAGCAGAAGAAAAGAAGATTGCCGCCGACCCGCGCTATCGCACGCCCGCACGCACCCTGCGCAAACTTGCCGCCGGCCATGTCTTCTTCGAAATGCCCCGCACGCCGCGAGGCGATTGGGACCGCTTCCGCGCGCGCACCCTCGGCATGGCCGTGCTCCGCGAGATGGCGAAGTCCGGTGGCGACCCCGACGCCTTTCGCTCCGCCTGCACCCAGCGCCTGGCCTCAGCGCTCAATTCTTCCCCGGGCGAGTTGACTTCCGACGAGCGCTACGCCTTCAGCAACTTCGCCCTCTCCCTGAACTCCGCCGCCGACCTGCGCACCTGGACCGCGGCGGAAAAAGCGAAATTGCTGCACATCATTCGCGCCAAGATGGCGGACGAAGAATGGGACTACCTGCGCCTGATGCGCGAGCACCCGCGCCTGCGCCAGGCACTGATACGGCTGGGCTCTCCCCACGCCCCGGCGGCGGACGTTTAAACTTATTTTGTGGCCCTTTCCCGCTCGGAAACAATTCGCGCCTTCTACCAGACCCTGTTTCGCGCCTGGGGACGTCAGCACTGGTGGCCGGCGCGGAGCCGCTTCGAGGTCGTCGTCGGCGCCTTTCTCACCCAGAATACGGCGTGGGCCAACGTCGAAAAGGCCTTGGCGCAACTGCGCCGGGCGCGCGTGCTTAGCCTCAGGGGAATTCGCAACACGCCGCTCCCGCAACTGGAGCAGCTCATCCGCTCCGCGGGTTATTACCGTCAAAAAGCGGCGCGGTTGAAAAATTTCGTCGCCTACCTGGATGAGCGCCATGCCGGCTCTCTCCAGCGCATGTTCACCCGCCCCACCGCCGAATTGCGCGCGGAATTGCTGGCGCTGAACGGCATCGGCCCGGAAACCGCGGACTCCATCCTGCTCTACGCCGGCAATCATCCGGTTTTCGTCGTGGACGCCTACACCCGCCGCATCCTCGACCGCCACCGTATCCTCCCCCCGAACGCGCCCTACGACGACATTCGCAACCTGTTCGAAGGCGCCCTGG is drawn from Terriglobia bacterium and contains these coding sequences:
- a CDS encoding endonuclease III domain-containing protein, whose product is MALSRSETIRAFYQTLFRAWGRQHWWPARSRFEVVVGAFLTQNTAWANVEKALAQLRRARVLSLRGIRNTPLPQLEQLIRSAGYYRQKAARLKNFVAYLDERHAGSLQRMFTRPTAELRAELLALNGIGPETADSILLYAGNHPVFVVDAYTRRILDRHRILPPNAPYDDIRNLFEGALGTPEFVAQCEGDPHLPATDHQPLASPEGSCHSPSRMSTIRRTATAQVFNEMHGLIVGVGKNFCLKSKALCDQCPLRLFLPVRGPRLTPQAPARRPRLR